aaatagtcaatgcatcatgggaatccctcagcagcctacacctattgcagcataactaggggaggattcagggtcacctggtccagcccctCCTTTAGCGAAAAGGAATGtgtgaagcctaatcttaaaagtagagatagtatctgtctcccgaatccaaactggaagctggttccatagaagaggggcctgaaaactgaaaaaggctctgcctcccgtTCTAGTTTTAAATACtccaggaacaacaagtaagcctgcagtgcgagagcgaagtgctctaatagggtgatatggtactatcaggtcattaagataagatggggcctgattatttaagaccttgtatgtgaggagcaggattttgaatttaattctggatttaacagggagccagtgaagggaagccaaaacaggagaaatatgctctctctttctagtccctgtcagtactcttgctgcagcattttggattaactgaaggcttttcagcgagtttttaggacatgctgataataaagaattacagtagtccagcctagaagtaataaattcATCAACTAGTTTTTCaacatcactctgagacagtatatttctaactttagagatgttgcgcaaatggaagaaagcagtcctacatatttgtttaatgtgtgcattgaaggacatatcctggtcaaaaatgactccaaggttcctcacagtgttactggaggccaaggtaatgtcatccagagtaagaatctggttagataccatatttctaagattttcagggctgagtaaaataacctcaatttgatctgaattaagaaacagaaaattagaggtcatccaagtctttaagacattcctgcagtttaactaattggtgtgtgtgtgtgttatctggcttcatggatagataaagttgtgtgtcatctgcatagcagtgaaaatgtctCCCTCTGCAACATGTCTTCCAGCTGTGTCTGGATAAACTCACAGAAAAGTGCAGCCCATCCCTTGACACTATCAAAATGCAGGTGTACTTTAGCATGAATTATACCACGAAATGTAAGTATAAGCTCATTCTGATTTTATGTGGCACCAATACATGTATGTAATATATGTTAAGTTTGCTAGAGgttgttaaattttttttttagctttattttacTATACAACATCTGTCTAGTTTCTAGGGTGACGTCTACAAATGCGAATGACCAATTATTAGCATCTATCTAGTTTCATCTGCTTATCTGGGTTCGGGTTGCAGAGgccagcagtctaagcagagaagctCAGCCCTAACTCTCACCAGCTACTTATTCAAGCTTATCCAGGTGACATAATCTTTTCAGCATGTCCTCGGTCTACCCATGGtctcctcctggtgggacatgcctggaacacctcaccgaGGAGGCATCCTAGCCAGATACCTGACCCACCTGGTTggtttcgatgtggaggagtagtAACTCTACTCTGAGGCCCTCTCAAATGACTTAACTCCTGtttctaagggagaggccagccaccctttgaaGAAAGCTTATTCCTGTCGCTTGTATCTGTTATCTCATTCTTTTAGTCCCTACCCAGAACTCGTAACCATAGTTCAGGACCAATACAGCGTCCACATTACTGCAGCCGCAGCCCCAATCCATCTGCCAATCTCCCACTTCCCCCTCAAACTGAGATTCTTCACTCCTTTTATCTGGGGGCTACTTTTATCGGCTTTTCAACTCTATTTTTCAGGGTAGAGAACGATGCCTTTTTCAACAGTAGGTTTTCAGTAGGTATGCAGGGGGAGGACCTAATGCTTTCCATGTCTTCATGTGCAGCTGCTTCGTAACAAATAAATGGCATACCTAGTGCTGAAATCATTAAAATCCTCCCATTGTTGCAGTCTTGTCCTATTTGTAGCACAAGTGTTTCTCTTTGCCATTacatattttttgttctttacaGATCAAAGTAGGCTATGCTAAGTTAATTCATTTTTGTGTCAACCAACGAGTCCAATAAATGAAAACCGCTGTTGTATTTCCCATTATCTCCAAATTGGGTTTATGTTTAGATGAGCTGTCTAATGCATAGAAAGCCTGGGTATGTTAAACTGCAGTTCAGCATAGCCATGTTGAACTTGTTTCACAGAGGCACTAGAGGTCATAAACCCCGATCTTAAAAGATAAATTTCCAGACTAGTTAAAACATGTGTTGGTCAGCTTAGACGCCTACTATCTGAAGCTGTCAGATGTGGGTTTATTTAGTCATGTTTGTGCTATTGCAGTGCTCTATTTGAGCCACATACAGACttcagactgcaaaaccttGCCACAATGACTTTTGGTGATGACCTCGTGTGTTTGTGTAGGTGAGTTTCTTGAGGATATCCACCAGTCAGAAGAGTCCAAGCTGAGTCCACTGTGCAGAGAGATCACTGACAGCAGGGTGAAATCAAGGAAGGAATTAGATGGCCTTTACCATAAAATCACCACTTATATCCTGCTGCGCTCTGCTATGGGTTCGCCTACAGATACCAACACTATGGAAGAGGCTACAGGTCTCATACTACTTTTCATTGTTCCAACTACAGTGTCATATCTGCATACTGAAAATGTAATGCCACGTTACACCAAAGGCAGTGCTACTAATTCTAACCCCAGATCATTCAGACAGCACTTTCTGCTATTCTCAGTGATTCTCCAACATATGTCTTGTGAGCTGACTATGAACTTCAAAACATTTCTGATGAACCACAAGTTGGTTAATATTATGTAACATCAGACTTCCAGTTTAGAAAGATCAGGTTCTGAAAGGGAGCAAATTGTCAGCAGTTTTCTGAATGGAATCTCTTctattcacaaaatgaatgaACAATTTTACATAATATAGTGTAACAATTAGCTTAGCAGTGAATGATGCTGGTGGTGGTAATAATTATTATACATGCAGTGTGTCTAGCGTTTgacttctcttcttcctctgccaTAGCTGTCCTGCAGAGCGTCTTCCCTCAGGCTGAACTGGGAAACTTTCGAGTGGCCTTAAAGAGAGATCAGGAGCAGCAGCTCAATGAACTCACCATGATTGTTACTGGGATCCGACTCTTCAACAACGCCAACAAGAGGGGTGAAGAGGAGGTTGACATCCATGAACTAAGTACAGTTTTTATGCttatttttcactttgccaGCTTGAGATTGTTAGAAGACCTCTACTATAGATTTAGCTCAGTGACtgtctctttgctatttgaAATTATAGGCAGTCGCATGCAgttaaaatacttaaaaaaaattttgtTGGCCGACCAACTAAATTGGCCGACATTTCACCAAAAATGAAATGTCTTCATGAACCAAAAAGTCCAGCTGTTTTCATTTCAAGCCGTAACACTATAGATCTTGCTCCATAATGGTGGTCTGTGAATGTTGTACCACTGGGCAGAGGGGAGAACACATCTGCAAAACGCAGTTTCAGTTCAGCAACATCCACTCTCTAAACCTGTGACAATCTCCCCAGTCAGTGTAGCTTTGCCCTGAGGTTTAGAACGTACACATCTTTTTTCTTGGTTGGGCTTGGACCTTTCTTGCAGTTTTCTTTAATCAGGTTGGTAACTTAAGTGTCCGAGACATGAATGAAGTGCCCTGGTCAGTCAGTATCTCTTTCAATATTCCGACTCTGGTGATGACCTGAAACTGTGCCTACACAACACTCTTTTGAAAAGGGGTGCGCAGCAGCACTGCTTCAGGTTATCCTGTTGCATAATCCACCAGAACTCCAGTGAAATGGCATCATGGTATGCGGCTGGAGTTCTGGTGGAGTGATGATGAGGTGGACCCAAAAGGAGAGAATCAACAGGCGTGAAACTGGGACTTCACAAAAACCGAGCCGTTTTATTCATAGACTGCacgaaaacacaaacaaaaggcgAGCGGAGATAGGACTAAACTAGGTAGACACTTAAACTGGGGAAACTAAACACTAGGAACCTaaaacatgaaatgtgaacatgaGACAAGACGGGCTGGGGAGAACACACATGGGGAGGCATGATTGATGATGGAGAGCTGCTGACCACACCCTGAATCTATCACTCCACCCCTCCAttgcagctgagccacaaatCGCACCCCATCACATATGTATACCTTAGACGTTGAGGGTTTCTGTGGGGAGGTTTAAATGAGCACTGAACAGCAGTCTCGTGCTCGTGTCCCATTTGTCTCAATTTTCAATTGTCAATGTCTCTCTCAATTTTAATCTCAAATTTAACTCTAGTTTTCACACAGTCATACTTTTTACACTTCCTGTACTCACATACACCAACACATGCACGGAACAGGTCACTTTAAGACACCCCTGTTTCCTGCTGCCAGTCTGGGGTTGACTGCATCtgcaaaaaaatttttttgtttgtgtacctccttttgttttgtctatgtcagagacagagagtggagagcaaatatctttaatctttaaaaaaaaagaaagtttgatTGCCACTCTAAGGGAAGGCCAAATTGTGGGCAATACTGTTCGGCAGTGGCTGAACCTGCCAGATTCTGTAAATCTTGGATGTTCTTCTGGAACCCCTGCAGCCTGACACTAGTTGTTACATCAAAAGAGGAAACAAACAGGTTACTCACAGGGCTGGGCTAGGCTTCAGGCTCTTACCCAACTCCACTCTATCAGGCCTCTTTCCAGTGTCCTGGTAGTGGCGATGGCagccagctccagctccagcaTCTCCCAGATGTCAGCtttgtgttctgtgtcctgtgctGTCACAGGGCTATCACGCCCTGACTCGGGCCCTCTCTTCTCTCCAGTTCTCCTCCTATTGTTCTTCCTTTCTAGTTCCCCCGCTGGATTTTCTCTTCCAGCCTTTCTTCAGCCTACTCGATCTTAATTCGGGGAATGATAAAGTCCAGCAGAATGTATATAGattaacaaaacacacagatctaaatcacaaaaaaatttaaacaaaaaataaaataaaacacaaatttcacaaaaatatttaacacaTAATAGAAAGTCTGCAAATCACACTAAACCACTGCCTTGTGACAAAATTCTGTCTTGTGATAAATTCAGCTCACAACAGTGATATTTATACCTTTTGTGTTCTCTCTGCAGTGCCTGCAGTTCTTCAAGAGGCTCTTCCAGTCACCAGTAAAAGCATAGCAAATGAGATGTGTGTGACACAGACTTTGGTGTTCAAGTACACTGCTGTGCTGGAGAAGCTAAAAAGCTCTGATATTCAGCTGGGACATTCCGACGTGCCCATTATTCTCCTCAAACAGGCTTTGTACAATGGCAGACAGCATGAAGTTTTCCTAAAACTGTTACTGGTAAGGTGGCAGTAATtttgtaactttaaaaaaaaaaaaaaggtaaaaatgtgGTATTTTCATGGAGACTACACCTGTTACACAGTGATATCAGTCATTTAATAATAACAGTAGTACCAACTTTTAGTGctttgcaaaagtcttgagctatgAAAAAGAAATGGTTGCAGTAATTGACTAAAACATGTGTACTACAGTATATTAAGAAAGCTATTTGTTCACCACATGATCATCATGAAGCTGACCACTGGGTGACTAGCCTGAAAATAGAGACTGCAGAGGTTCACCCATAGTCGCTTGAAGTCACCGAATGTCATTTGTATGATCTCTCGTAGTGAAATCGCTACAAAAAGCATCCAGTGCGTACATAGCTATTCTGAATTTAAAGTTATTATTTGGCATGGCCATCTTTGTTCTTCAACACAGCTTAAACTCTGTCAGACAAGCtatcttgtaatttctttagtCTTTGGGAATATTTCTCCGGGCTTCTCGAAGGACAttcaaaaaatcttttttgGATGTTGACTGCcttgttcttttctttgtcaCGATGATCACAAACGGCTTCAAAAGCGATCCAAACTGCCAGATTGATCATGTCCCATTGTGCATTTTTCTATTCAGTTATGCTCTCACTGCATTGACAACAGCTTTCTTCAGCATATTAGGTACTTTTGTGGTAGATCAAATTTTGATGGCACATTCCTGCATACAGTCAATTACTTTTGGCAAGCTGTTCAACACctctggctgaaatgcagccccaaaccatgacacagtctcaatttttttttacaagtggctgtagacactcactgttgtacctctctcccaACTACCTCCATATAAATAGACGATGACTTGAACCAAAACGTTAAAATTCAGATTCATCGCTCCATAGTCGCTTGTggccactgattttcagctcAGTTCTTGTGGAATTTGGCAcacttcagccttttctccctgtttccctttcttaaaattagcttcttgacagccagcATTTCTGATAGTGAACAGTAGATCAATCAAATGAAGAGCCTGTGTCAGTTTTTTTTACTGGAATTGTTCCCTTGATTTCTTAAGGACCTAACATTTAGATCATGTTTATTTGCTGTAGATTGCCCTGCCACTACCTAGACTTTCCTCCACTTGCcgtttttcttaattttcttCAGGACACGGTGAACATTCCAAAATACCCTTTTTCATACTTTAATGATTTGTAGGTCATTGTTAAGTAGCTtaacaaacaattaaaacattAGTCTGAAAATGGGCAGGTACAAGGACTAGACTGAGAGAGTGCAAAAGCAGCCaatatccaaagaaaaactttgactttcagaaagcctggaggaCTATTACTCAATATGACTTTAAAAGTTCGAAGAAACAATGCCTGCCTGGAAGCAACAATATTTGTAACATTGTTCTCTATGCTTGCAGTCAGCAAGCATTTAAGAGTGTAAATAAATTTTTCCACTATCATTGATTACACACGGACTAATGTGAAGTGTGTATTGATTAAAGCAAGATGCCTGCATAATAGAAAAAGAAGCCTGTACATTTTAAGTACACTTATAAAACCTGAAAGACAAAAGGAAAACCACTTCAAAGCTGGACCACAGACATCCACTGGGTATTTTAGGCTATTTTCATCTTATTTAAggtgaattttatttttatattaaaacatttagtGAAATATTTTCCTGTACCACCAGTCTGATGCAAATTCATGTGCTAAGCATGTTGAAATCCTGCTGAGTGACGTCTCATCACAGATGAAGCTGCTAAAAGAAACTGTGCAGTCAAAAACAGCAGTACCAGCTACAACAGTTTTTGTAAGTTGCTTTGATTGTTTTGAAGTGTTCTCAAGTTGTTACAGTTAATGTCTTGTTATATTTCATCTGAGGGAATAGATGGAAGTGtgtacaagattttttttttttttttctccttgattCTTATAATTGTCTGTACCTAGAACCTTTATTTTGTCATTCCTcattctttttcagccattattCAAGATGCTGTCAAAGTTATGGTTTGAACTTCGGGATGAGGGTGAGTTCCTGAACATACTCAATAAAACCATGCTCAGACTCCAGCCCTTCTCTGCCTCCCAGGCCAGGATTTTCTCTGAAGCTTATCTAGAAAGTCTGTTGGAGGACTCAGAGGTGAAGACAGACGAACAGAGAATGCTTGAGTCTTCAGGTATGGCCATGGTCACCCACAGaaacaaaactgcattttccACAAGagttacaaaaaagagaaatgaagatCCATGCTTTTGCCAGTCTTAAATGTGAGTGTGGTTTATTTTGTCTTCCAGATAACTGCATTGATCTAGCTCCCCTGAAGACACAGGAATGGCTTTTTCCTGAAACAACAGTCAATTTTGAGGAAATGCCCCTACAGTATAATGGATTCTGTGGCTACACACTTGTAACCAGAGATGGCCTTCTACTTCCAGGTATAATTCCAGTGTGATGGTTTTTAGCTTAGGTACAACAAATGTAGGTGTGTGGGTAAAGGCGTcagctttctttaaaaacaccCATGAAGTTGCAGGGAATTATGAAGTTGTTCTCTGAATGGCCACAAAGATGGTGACCAAAGCCTCTTCATAGCTATAATTATACTGCCTTCCTGatgccagccagccagccagccatgGATACTTCATGTCATTTTCCAAGACATGAAGTATAACGCTTGTTGATTGTGAAGTCAGGATTATGTTAATATGGCAAAGAATCCAAGAAGTATCCAAGTTTccaagaagtcacttggatgagtgacaaaacatttctcccactgaaaacgctacatccggatgaacagaatcaactttttaggATTTCCTTACCTTTATGATTGAGCATGTATCAAGACATGTTCTGCCTGTGTTTGCATAGGTTCTCTCTGGgaactctggcttcctccaacAGTCCACAGACATGCAGTTAGAGGGGTTAGCTAAATTGGTGATCCTAAATTGCCAATTGAAAGGTCTGTGTTAGCCTTGTATCAGATTGGCGACCTATCCAGGGTGTAGGAAgagactggatggatggatgatggatggatggagtcaTACACACCATACTCTGCCTGTCTCGTGCCCCATTTCATGACACACAGAGTAATATTCATTCACTTTCAAACTAATTATATGGAGCAGCATTCACCTACTGAGAACTATGCATATCCAAGGGCCATTCTTCCCAGACCTTATCATCCATCATCTTTATAGCTCATTTTGACAGGTTAATGGCTGAGGTGAGCTTCTAGGATCAGGAAAGATGGCTGTTATGCCAGCCTCACAGTAAGAAACAATTAATCCTACTTGACAATTTTATGACTTTAAGAGCAGTTGCTTCTACAACTTTGGTCAGTTTGAGCTGTCAAAGCaattaaaaaatacatcaaAAGTAATTAACAGGTGCATCTTCATATTGGCCAGTTTCTACCAACCATATGTCACAAGCCTGTCAAAATAGGCCACAAGATTTCTTATTTCATTGTTAAGAGGTGACGATAGTTTCATTGTAATGCAAATGATGAGTGGCAGCTGAAGAAGAAGTACTAAAATGTAGTCATTGGCCTTCTGTGGGTGGTTGGAGCGCTGTTCGAATGGTCACCTAACATGTGTAATACTAATGAAAGTCTGGAGTCTCTTACCTGTCTGTAAAACTTGCTTTTGGCCTTAAATGTACTGCAGCTATTTTCAACAGATTTTTTGAATTTGCTGTATTTCAAAAGAATGCAATCCCTACAAtctaaataatatattttacaaatcgtgttattcaaatatttatttatttattcatcagtTCCCCATAAATTTCCCATAAATTTTGCGTGATTTATTCCCTACATTTCGGTTGAGGGGTCATATGATGATACTGCTTTGGTTGCACAGAATCAGTATACAAATGATATCAGTTGTTGATAATTCTTAGTAGTCTGTGGGAGCGCTGTTTGCATGGTTGCTCATTAAGACCAGGCTGAATGCTAACGACGTGTTAATTCTCTCCTACCTGTCAGCACATCAAGTTCTTCCACCTATgactaactaaataaataaatactgcagTATTAGGTTGACACTGATTTACAGGACATGTACCTGGTTTTGC
The genomic region above belongs to Pelmatolapia mariae isolate MD_Pm_ZW linkage group LG15, Pm_UMD_F_2, whole genome shotgun sequence and contains:
- the cfap206 gene encoding cilia- and flagella-associated protein 206 gives rise to the protein MSQAGAETLLKTVIGHIVHECRLRGDAVSETLAAFMVTAVVLDPRNGFNVDRTLTKDDVQKLEELCLDKLTEKCSPSLDTIKMQVYFSMNYTTKCEFLEDIHQSEESKLSPLCREITDSRVKSRKELDGLYHKITTYILLRSAMGSPTDTNTMEEATAVLQSVFPQAELGNFRVALKRDQEQQLNELTMIVTGIRLFNNANKRGEEEVDIHELMPAVLQEALPVTSKSIANEMCVTQTLVFKYTAVLEKLKSSDIQLGHSDVPIILLKQALYNGRQHEVFLKLLLSDANSCAKHVEILLSDVSSQMKLLKETVQSKTAVPATTVFPLFKMLSKLWFELRDEGEFLNILNKTMLRLQPFSASQARIFSEAYLESLLEDSEVKTDEQRMLESSDNCIDLAPLKTQEWLFPETTVNFEEMPLQYNGFCGYTLVTRDGLLLPGNPYIGVLKHKEKLYVFTSKEAAMKFALSPDSFVAEVAEKAKYSPELIQLLKLHQQFSCISPCSEIQPRKGLPVKPGIKCECGTQTEIHPVEKNIVKSYEWNEWELRRKALKLANLQTKVTVSVQTDLSHMRRENVTQTWLPKNAACQSKRDGASQVPKPQTFVAGLRGQRGAHVVKANLTRSVDD